The genomic interval TGGCGCGCAGACCACCGAAGCCCCAGCGCTTCATCGGACCGGCAAAGCCCTTGCCGACCGTGTGACCGGTGACATCGACCATCTGACCGGCGATGAAGTGATCGGCGGTGATCGTCGCGCCGACAGGCAGGAGGCCGTCCGCGTCGTCGACGCGGAATTCGGCGACCTTCTGCTTCAGGCCGACCTCGGCCTTGGCGAAGGCCTCGCGCTGCGGCTTGTTGACGTTCTTCTGCTTGGCTTCACCGGCACCAACCTGGACCGAGAAGTAGCCGTCGCGATCGGCCGTGCGGTTTGCGGTGACCTGGCACCCTTCCAGCGACAGGACGGTGACCGGCACGTGGCGGCCATCCTCCTGGAACAGGCGGGTCATCCCGACTTTTTTCGCGATCACGCCACTGCGCATGATCCTGACTCCTTACACAGAGGCACCGGGGGACCATTCCCGCCGGTGCATGCTCAGCCCGAATTGTCATGCGTCGCCCGTCCGGGCTGAAAGTGCTTCCCGCAGGCGGGAAACGAGACGGGAGACGCGGCCCGGGCGGTTGCCCGGCGGTATCTCTGCTTGGTCGTGGATCGCCCGCCTACGCGAGCTTGATCTCCACGTTCACGCCCGCGGCCAGATCGAGCTTCATCAGCGCGTCGACCGTCTGGGCGTTCGGCTGCACGATGTCGAGCAACCGCTTGTAGGTGCGCACCTCGAACTGCTCGCGCGACTTCTTGTCGATGTGCGGGCCGCGGTTCACGGTGAACTTCTCGATACGCGTCGGAAGAGGAATGGGACCACGAATAAGGGCGCCCGTGCGGCGGGCGGTGTCCGCGATCTCGCCAGTCGCCTGGTCGAGCACGCGGTGATCGAAGGCCTTGAGGCGAATACGGATATTCTGTGCGTCCATGTTCCAACTACCGATGCGAAAGAGCCAATGGATCGTTGCCGATCCACAAAAACAAAAGGCCCGCCCCGCTTGACCCGGTTTCCCGGAAACGGGCGGCCTTTGCTGAAATTCGTTGCGACGGAGACGAATCTCCATCTGTGAGGGCGCGTATACGGATGAGCTGCCCGGCTGACAACCCCGATTTGCGGGATTTTTCGCCGGGGCATTCACTCGTGCCGGCAAGCCGGAACAGCGCCCTCGACAAAAGGCAAGGGCCCGCCCCTCTGTGCGAGGGGCGGGCCCGTTACCGTGCGCGCGATGCGAAGATTACTTGGTGATCTTCGACACCACGCCCGAGCCGACGGTGCGGCCGCCTTCGCGGATCGCGAAGCGCAGACCTTCGTCCATGGCGATCGGTGCGATCAGCTTGACGTCGATCGTCACGTTGTCGCCCGGCATCACCATCTCGGTGCCTTCCGGCAGGACCACTTCGCCCGTCACGTCGGTCGTGCGGAAGTAGAACTGCGGACGGTAGTTGGCGAAGAACGGCGTGTGACGGCCGCCCTCGTCCTTCGACAGGACATAGACCTCGGCGGAGAAGTCGGTGTGCGGCGTGACCGAACCCGGCTTCGCCAGGACCTGGCCGCGCTCCACGTCCTCGCGGCCGATGCCGCGGATCAGCGCGCCGATGTTGTCGCCGGCCTCGCCGCGGTCGAGCAGCTTGCGGAACATCTCGACACCGGTGACGGTGGTCTTCTGCGTGTCCTTGATGCCGACGATCTCGACTTCGTCACCCACGTTCACCACGCCGGTCTCGACACGGCCGGTGACGACGGTGCCGCGACCGGAGATCGAGAACACGTCCTCGATTGGCATCAGGAACGCCTGGTCGACCGGGCGCTCGGGCTGCGGGATGTGCTCGTCGACGGCATTCATCAGCTCGATGATCGAGTTCTTGCCGATCTCGTCGTCGCGACCTTCGAGGGCGGCCAGCGCCGAACCCTTGACGATCGGAATGTTGTCGCCGTCGAAATCGTAGCTGGACAGCAGCTCGCGCACTTCCAGTTCGACCAGCTCGAGGATTTCCTCGTCGTCGACCTGATCGACCTTGTTGAGATACACCACCAGCGCCGGCACGCCGACCTGACGGGCGAGCAGGATGTGCTCGCGGGTCTGCGGCATGGGGCCGTCGGCGGCGTTCACGACCAGGATCGCGCCGTCCATCTGGGCGGCACCGGTGATCATGTTCTTCACGTAGTCGGCGTGGCCCGGGCAATCGACGTGCGCGTAGTGACGCTTGTCGGTCTCGTACTCGACGTGCGCGGTCGAGATGGTGATGCCGCGCTCACGCTCTTCGGGCGCCTTGTCGATGTTGGCGAAGTCGACGGCCGAGCCGCCGTAGGTTTCCGCCATGACCTTGGTGATCGCAGCCGTCAGCGTGGTCTTGCCGTGGTCGACGTGACCGATGGTGCCGATATTGCAGTGCGGCTTGTTCCGCTCGAATTTTTCCTTCGCCATTGTACTCTTAACCTCTGTCTAAGATTGAATCTCTGCGGGGAGAGAGTCGGCACCCGCCGAAACAGGCGCCGCCCCTAGCTGCATCGCTCGCCTTAGGCAAGCTTCTCCTTGACCTCCTGCGCCACATTCGCTGGCACTTCGTCGTAGTGGGAGAACTGCATCGTGTACTGCGCGCGGCCCTGCGAGAAGGACCGCAACTCGTTCACGTAGCCGAACATGTTGGCGAGCGGCACATGGGCCTCGACCACCTGCGCGTTGCCGCGGGAATCGGTGCCCTGGATCTGGCCGCGACGGGAGTTGAGGTCGCCGATCACGTCGCCGAGATATTCCTCGGGCGTGACGACCTCGACCTTCATCACCGGCTCCAGCAGCTTGATGCCGGCCCGCTCGGCCGCCTCGCGCATCGCGCCGCGACCGGTGATCTCGAAGGCGACCGTGCTCGAGTCGACGTCGTGATATTTGCCGTCGAGCAGCTCGATGGTGAAGTCGATGATCGGGAAGCCGACCAGGTAGCCGCTCTCGGCCTGCTCGCGCATGCCCTTCTCGACGCTCGGGATGTATTCGCGCGGAATGTTGCCGCCCTTCACCTGATCGTCGAAGATGATGCCCTGCCCGCGTTCGCCGGGGATCACGCGCACCTTCGCTTCGCCGAACTGGCCCGAGCCACCCGATTGCTTCTTGTGCGTGTAGGTCACCTCGACCTCGCGGCCGAGCGATTCGCGGTAGGCCACCTGCGGCGCACCGACATTGGCCTCCACCTTGAACTCGCGCTTCATGCGATCGACCAGGATGTCGAGGTGAAGCTCGCCCATGCCCTTGATGATCGTCTGACCGCTCTCGTGGTCGGTGGTGACGCGGAAGGACGGATCCTCCGCCGCGAGGCGGTTGAGCGCGACGCCCATCTTCTCCTGGTCGGCCTTGGTCTTGGGCTCGACCGACAGCTCGATCACGGGATCGGGGAACTCCATCCGCTCGAGGATGATCGGCGCGTTCGGGGCGCACAGCGTGTCGCCCGTGGTCGTCTCCTTGAGGCCCGCGATGGCGACGATGTCGCCGGCGAAGCCCTCATCGATGTCCTCGCGGTTGTTGGAATGCATCAGCAGCATGCGGCCGATCTTTTCCTTCTTGTCCTTCACGCTGTTGAGCACGGTGCCCTTGGACAGCTTGCCCGAATAGATGCGCGTAAAGGTCAGCGAGCCGACGAACGGGTCGTTCATGATCTTGAACGCCAGCGCGGCGAACGGCGCCTCGTCGCTGGAGGGACGGGTATCCTCCTCCTCCGATTCAGGCTTCACGCCGCGGATCGCGGGCACGTCGAGCGGGGACGGCATGTAGTCGACCACCGCGTCGAGCAGGGGCTGCACGCCCTTGTTCTTGAACGCGGAGCCGCACAGCACCGGCACGAACGCCTGGTCCAGCGTGCCCTTGCGAATGAGCGCCTTGAGCTTGGCGGTGTCGGGCATCTCGCCCTCGAAGAACTTCTCCATCGCCTCGTCGTCCAGCTCGACGACGGTCTCGATCAGCTTCTCGCGGTATTCGGCGGCCTTGTCCTTCAGATCGTCGGGAATGTCGACGTAGTGGAAGTCGGCACCCAGGTTCTCGTCCTCCCAGACGATCCCGCGATCGTTGACGAGGTCGACGACGCCCTTGAGGTCGCTTTCCGCACCGATCGGCAGGTACAGCACCAGCGGGGTCGCGCCGAGGCGGTCGATGATCGACTGCACGCAGTAGTAGAAGTCGGCCCCGGTACGATCGAGCTTGTTGATGAAGCACATCCGCGGAACCTTGTACTTGTCCGCCTGGCGCCACACCGTCTCGGACTGCGGCTCCACGCCGGCAACCCCGTCGAACACGGCGACCGCGCCGTCCAGCACGCGCAAGGACCGCTCGACCTCGATGGTGAAGTCGACGTGGCCGGGCGTGTCGATGATGTTGATGCGGTGCTTTTCGCCCTTGCCGTCATCGGCCGACCAGAAGGTCGTCGTCGCGGCGGAGGTGATGGTGATCCCGCGCTCCTGCTCCTGCTCCATCCAGTCCATCGTCGCGGCACCGTCGTGCACTTCGCCGATCTTGTAGGACTTGCCGGTGTAATAGAGGATGCGCTCGGTCGTCGTGGTCTTGCCGGCGTCGATATGCGCCATGATGCCGATATTGCGATAGCGCTCCAGCGGATAGTCGCGGGCCATGATAATTCCTTAGTCGGTTTGTGCGGGGTGCGGTGTGCCGCGCCCGATATAGTGACGTATGTGACCGGTTAAAGGCAGCCGGCCCGCGCGCCGCCGCCGGACCGTGTCTCGCTGGCGCTCGACACGGTCCGACGAAAGGCGCAGGCCGCGCAGTCCCTTACCAGCGATAGTGCGAGAAGGCGCGGTTGGCGTCGGCCATGCGGTGCGTGTCCTCGCGCTTCTTGACCGCATTGCCGCGATTGTTGGCGGCATCCATCAGCTCGGCCGAAAGGCGCGCGCTCATGGTGGTTTCGGCCCGGCCGCGGGCGGCGGAAATGAGCCAGCGGATAGCCAGCGCCTGGGCCCGTTCGGGACGGACCTCCACCGGCACCTGATAGGTCGCGCCGCCCACGCGGCGGCTGCGCACTTCCACGGCGGGCGCGACGTTGTTCAGCGCATCGTGAAACAGCTGCACCGGATCGGCCTTCGCCCGCTGCTCGACCGTGTCGAGCGCGGAATAGACGATGCCCTCGGCAACGGCCTTCTTCCCGTCCAGCATGAGGTTGTTCATGAACTTCGACAGCACCTGATCCCCGAACTTGGGATCGGGCAGGATTTCCCGCTTCTCGGGACGACGACGACGTGACATATCTCTAAACTCCTTCGGAGTGGTCGCTCACATCCGTGAGCGTCCTGCGGCACCGGCCCGCTCCCCCACCCGGCCACCCGAATTCCACCCTCGCAGGGGTGACAGGGTGGGGGAGCGGGCCGCCGCCGCGCTAAACCTTACTTCGGACGCTTGGCGCCGTACTTCGAACGGGACTGGCGGCGGTCCTTCACGCCCTGCGTGTCGAGCACGCCGCGCAGCACGTGGTAGCGCACACCCGGAAGGTCGCGCACACGCCCGCCGCGGATCAGCACCACGGAGTGTTCCTGCAGGTTGTGCCCCTCGCCCGGGATGTAGGCGATGACCTCGCGCTGGTTGGTCAGGCGCACCTTGGCGACCTTGCGCAGCGCCGAGTTCGGCTTCTTCGGAGTGGTCGTGTAGACACGCGTGCAGACACCGCGCTTCTGCGGGTTCTGCTCCATCGCGGGCACCTTGCTCTTGGCCTTGATGGGATCGCGGCCCTTGCGGACCAGCTGGTTGATAGTCGGCATTGGGATCTTCACCTTGTTGCTGGCCAGGGGCGGCATCCCGCCTCCG from Aurantiacibacter spongiae carries:
- the rpsJ gene encoding 30S ribosomal protein S10 codes for the protein MDAQNIRIRLKAFDHRVLDQATGEIADTARRTGALIRGPIPLPTRIEKFTVNRGPHIDKKSREQFEVRTYKRLLDIVQPNAQTVDALMKLDLAAGVNVEIKLA
- the tuf gene encoding elongation factor Tu, with the translated sequence MAKEKFERNKPHCNIGTIGHVDHGKTTLTAAITKVMAETYGGSAVDFANIDKAPEERERGITISTAHVEYETDKRHYAHVDCPGHADYVKNMITGAAQMDGAILVVNAADGPMPQTREHILLARQVGVPALVVYLNKVDQVDDEEILELVELEVRELLSSYDFDGDNIPIVKGSALAALEGRDDEIGKNSIIELMNAVDEHIPQPERPVDQAFLMPIEDVFSISGRGTVVTGRVETGVVNVGDEVEIVGIKDTQKTTVTGVEMFRKLLDRGEAGDNIGALIRGIGREDVERGQVLAKPGSVTPHTDFSAEVYVLSKDEGGRHTPFFANYRPQFYFRTTDVTGEVVLPEGTEMVMPGDNVTIDVKLIAPIAMDEGLRFAIREGGRTVGSGVVSKITK
- the fusA gene encoding elongation factor G; protein product: MARDYPLERYRNIGIMAHIDAGKTTTTERILYYTGKSYKIGEVHDGAATMDWMEQEQERGITITSAATTTFWSADDGKGEKHRINIIDTPGHVDFTIEVERSLRVLDGAVAVFDGVAGVEPQSETVWRQADKYKVPRMCFINKLDRTGADFYYCVQSIIDRLGATPLVLYLPIGAESDLKGVVDLVNDRGIVWEDENLGADFHYVDIPDDLKDKAAEYREKLIETVVELDDEAMEKFFEGEMPDTAKLKALIRKGTLDQAFVPVLCGSAFKNKGVQPLLDAVVDYMPSPLDVPAIRGVKPESEEEDTRPSSDEAPFAALAFKIMNDPFVGSLTFTRIYSGKLSKGTVLNSVKDKKEKIGRMLLMHSNNREDIDEGFAGDIVAIAGLKETTTGDTLCAPNAPIILERMEFPDPVIELSVEPKTKADQEKMGVALNRLAAEDPSFRVTTDHESGQTIIKGMGELHLDILVDRMKREFKVEANVGAPQVAYRESLGREVEVTYTHKKQSGGSGQFGEAKVRVIPGERGQGIIFDDQVKGGNIPREYIPSVEKGMREQAESGYLVGFPIIDFTIELLDGKYHDVDSSTVAFEITGRGAMREAAERAGIKLLEPVMKVEVVTPEEYLGDVIGDLNSRRGQIQGTDSRGNAQVVEAHVPLANMFGYVNELRSFSQGRAQYTMQFSHYDEVPANVAQEVKEKLA
- the rpsG gene encoding 30S ribosomal protein S7, which translates into the protein MSRRRRPEKREILPDPKFGDQVLSKFMNNLMLDGKKAVAEGIVYSALDTVEQRAKADPVQLFHDALNNVAPAVEVRSRRVGGATYQVPVEVRPERAQALAIRWLISAARGRAETTMSARLSAELMDAANNRGNAVKKREDTHRMADANRAFSHYRW
- the rpsL gene encoding 30S ribosomal protein S12 — translated: MPTINQLVRKGRDPIKAKSKVPAMEQNPQKRGVCTRVYTTTPKKPNSALRKVAKVRLTNQREVIAYIPGEGHNLQEHSVVLIRGGRVRDLPGVRYHVLRGVLDTQGVKDRRQSRSKYGAKRPK